GACTGACTTGAGGAATTTTCTAATAGTCTTCGCACCAGATAGGCCATGCCGGGGATAAGCTCACCATAGGGAAGATAGACCCGCAACCGAAACCCCATCTCGGGAATAACATCTTCCAAGGACTTTGCCATGCCATAGAGCATCTGAAACTCAAACTGATCAGGCGATAACCCATATTCACCCACCAGCACCATGGCCAAGCTAAGACTGCGTACATTATGGGTCGCAATTGCCGCCTCGATATACGGATGGTTTTCAAACAGTAGCCGCACACAGCGCTCATAACATGCATCCGTACGCCACTTTTCCGGCCATGTTGGTAGAGGCCAATGATTTTGCTCCGCCACCACAGTCTCAAAGTCCCAATAGGCTCCGCGGACTAGCCGAACGGTGACAGGTGTTCCTCTGTTCTTAGCCCAATCAATTAGCTCACTGAGGTCATGTTCTGTATCCACAAGATACGCCTGCAACGCGATCCCGGCGTCCGGCCAGTCACGCAGTTCTGGTTCCATCAAGAGTTTCTGAAAAGATGCCACAGTCGCGTCCTTAAGGTCGTACTGTTCCATATCCAGATAAACAAATGCGCCGTTGCTTTTGGCAGCAAGAAGGATGGGGCGTAAGCGGGATGAGATGCCCTTGACAGTGCTATCGAGATCTAGACGATTGATCTGAGAAAACAGAGAAGAGACTTTCAACGACACGTTTAAGCGTGGTGCCTTCCGTCCGTTCACCGTATCAAGCAATGCATTTGGCGCCCACGTTTCTAACTTTGGCGGCAAGCGATCCAGCAATTGCCGATAGTGTGTCTTATAGAGTTCGCCCTCCTCTTCGCTAACAGTCGCCTCGCCTAACAGATCGATGCTAAATCCAATGTTTCTAGAACGTAGTTCCTCGCCCACAACCATCGCTTCATCAACATGAGCACCACCCATAAAACGGCGAGCAAGTTTCTGGATAGCACTGCGCACAGCTTTGGCAACAAGCTTGTCACTCGGCCTTGTACGAATGTGGCGTAGCCCTAATTTCACAAGACCCGTCAGTGGCACTTCATCTTCATCAAAATACTCCTGTAAGTGACGGACGAGATCTTCATCTTTATCGAGCGTTGGCAGCACATCGACAAAACGTAGCCCCTGTACGCGAAACTTTTCATTCTCCATGATCCGTTCCATAAAGCGATCCAGCCAATGGTGTCCAGACTTCGCTGCGTTTGCGTTTTTCTGAGCTTGCGCAAGCAGCCGCCGCCCAAGTTCACCAATTCGCTTCTCAGTATCAGGATCGATGGTTAAAATTGTTGCCATTAGAAAGTAATAAACAAATATCGAACACCTAGTAAATCTTAGTACATCGGTAACGATGATGGCCTTAGAAAGACATAGATCCACTCACTCCGGATTGGCTCGCCGGTAAGCAACATGCACAAGCCAATCAAGCCTTGGCTCTGATTTCGCTGGATTTATTCTCCGAAAGGAATCGACGTACATCTTTAATATCGCGCGTCTGGGGCATCGGCGGAAGGCCGTCAAGAAACACGTGCCCATAGCCACGCGTAAACAGGCGAGGGTCACACAACACCAGCACACCTCGATCGCGCACGTCTCGAATGAGTCGGCCTACCCCCTGTTTTAAGGCAATCACCGCCTGAGGTAGCTGAAACTCGATAAAAGGATCACGGCCCTGACTCTGCATCCTGCTAATTCGCGCCTGGAGGATCGGATCCTCAGGCGACGCAAACGGAAGTTTATCGATAATAACGCACGACAGCGCCTCGCCTCTAACGTCAACACCTTCCCAAAAACTGCTTGTGCCCAATAAAACCGCGTTGTTTAGCGCTCGGAAGCGTCGTAGCAATTCAGATCGGGGCCCCTCGCCCTGCACGATCAAGGGAAACTTGATACGGCCTTCAAGAAGCCCCCTCCCTTCACTCAGTGCACGGTGACTTGTAAAGAGCAGAAAGGCTCGACCTTGGCTTGCCTTAAGTACCGGTAACGCCGCATTGATCACGGCCGCTGTATAGCTTGGATCCCTTGGATCAGGCATGGGGTCGGGAATGTATAGCAAGGTTTGTGTTTCGTAATCATAAGGGCTATCCCAACGCAACATCTCGGCTTCATTGAGACCCAGTTGGCTTGTGAAATGTCGGAAGTCGCTACCGATCGCGAGCGTTGCGGAAGTGAAAATCCAAGCACACTGATAAGCGTTAAGCCGGGACTGAAAGGCCTCGGAGATATCCAGGGGTGTCTCATACAAACGAAAGCCCCGCCCGCGGGTCTCATACCACTGGATATGGTCATTCTCATGCACATCTGCAAACAGGTTGAGTTGCGCCAGGAGCAATGCACATCGTCGGCCACAGCTCTCAAGGACTTTTGCCCGCTCCGCGAGTGGTTCAAGTTCGGACTGCAAATGTGCAAGCATTGCCTTTAGCGACGCCAACGCCTCACTTACCGCATGGTCGGCTTTGGCTTGCTCCCAGGCAGCTCGGTGATCGTTGCTGCCCAGGGTGAGACGCAATTCAGCCACCGTTTTCTCCAGTGCGCCGCACGCCTCTGTGAAGGTTGGCACGTCACGTGCTTCGCTTAAATACGCGTTTTTACTGTCGCGCGCCAATTCAATCACCTGGCGACTACTTAATGCAATCCCAAAGAACGCAGACGCTGCCTCGGGCAGCTGATGCGCCTCATCAAAAATCACGGCTTCTGCCCCTGGAAGCACTTCGCCAAACCCTTCATCGCGCAGCGCCATATCCGCAAGAAACAAGTGATGGTTCACCACCAAGATTTCTGCTTCGTTCGCCTCACGACGAGCCTTTACCACATAACAGTCATTAAATAACGGACATTCTTGGCCCAGGCAGTTATCGGCCGTGGACGTCACGTGTGGCCACACCGACGCGTCTTCAGGAATATCCACGAGTTCCGCACGATCACCCGTTTGGGTTCTCCCGGCCCATGCCTTTATGCTTTGCAGGTCAGCACTCACTTGCGGAGACAGAAAACCGGCTTCGATCTCCGCCTGGCCAAGGCGGTGCAGGCAGAGATAGTTCGCGCGTCCCTTAAGCAATGCCACATGCACAGGTATCGCCAGCGCCGCGCGGACAACTGGCAGGTCACGATGAAATAGTTGATCTTGGAGATGCTTGGTACCCGTAGAGACGATGACCTTCTTTCCCGACATCAGTGCGGGAACAAGATAGGCGAAGGTCTTGCCCGTGCCCGACCCGGCCTCACAGACAAGCATGCCATACTGATTGAGGGTGCGGGCGATGGCCTCTGCCATCTCCTGCTGCTGGGGGCGCGCGGCGAAACCCTCCACATGCTGCACCAGGGGACTGCGCGCGGAGAGAAATTCGGCGGGGGTTAGCATAAAGCAGCCTGTTATGAACGAGACAGCACAACGTTCGATGATGCTATTCTATTGTAACGAGTTTTTGCGTCGGTTTTGGTGAAATCGGGCTATTTCACTGCACAAGAGCTCGGCTCGTGCGTTATGCTTGTCCCACTGGAAATGGCAATACGTCGGCGACATCAGAGACGCCTGCGTGTACCATGACGAGCCGGTCGAACCCCAACGCCACGCCAGCACACGGAGGAAGCCCGCTGTCGACGGCCGCCAAATAGCGCTCATCCCAAGGTACCGCATCGCTGCCGCGCTGGCGTCGTTTTGACAGGTCACGGTTGAATCGGCGCCTGTGTTCCGCTGGATCGGTGAGCTCACTCGCCCCATTAGCGATTTCTATCCCTCCCATAAACAATTCGAATCGTTCAGATACCGCCGCATTAGCCGGGGAGATGTCGGCCAATGTTGCTTGACTCGCTGGATAGTCGTAGATGAACGTCAAACAGTCTTTTCCCAACGTGGGCGCAACCTGATTCACAAGTATAAAGTCGAGATACGTGTCGCGGTCATCTCCACGGGGGTTACCCGACTTGAGCCCATGAGCTAGGGCATAGTTACGCAATTCCAATACCGATGCATCATGTGGATCGAAGCCTGTTTGTCTCCTAAAGCCTTCTGCATAGGTGAGGCGTTGCGATGCCACCGTGCCCGTTAGTTGACTTACCAACATCTCGACCTCATCCATGAGCGCCACGTAATTGATACCTGGACGGTACCACTCAATCATCGTGAATTCTGGATTGTGTAAACGCCCCTGTTCGCCGTCTCTGAAAACCTTGGTGATCTGATAGATTGCACCCGACCCACTTGCAAGTAATCGTTTCATCGCAAATTCAGGGGACGTATGCAGATATAGCATCCTGTCAGCCGCGCCGTAAGGTGGCGTATAGTGTGTGTGCAGGCTCTGGATGTTCGGATCACTTACTGTCGCTTGACAGAGTATGGGTGTTTCCACCTCCATAACACCATGCGCTCTAAAAAATGCACGCGCTTTTGCAAGCATCTCAGCGCGCAGCGCTAAGTGCTCCAGTGAAGCGCTCGGACGCCAGCTTTCTATGCTTTCTTCTTCGATTCGGGAACTCATACCACCTCTAACGATAGACAAGAGAAAATACTTCTCACTGGTTGCGAGTCCTTTGTTCGTCTTAATTGTGCAGTTCCAAGAGTCATGGGGAATCTTTGGCTCGTGCTACGTACTCGCCCGTGCGCGTATCGATCTTTATCACCTCCCCCACTTGAATAAAGAATGGGACTTTTACGACTGCCCCTGTTTCTAGCGTCGCGGGTTTGCTGCCGCCACTTGAGGTATCGCCGCGAACCCCGGGATCCGTGGCGCTAACGACCAGTGTGACAAAATTGGGTGGTAATACCGAGAGCGGTTGTCCATTCCACAACGTCACCAGACACATCTCCTGTCCTTTTAACCATTTGGCTGTATCACCCATAGCGGTACTGTCCCTAGAGTACTGCTCATAGGATGCTGGATCCATAAAATGCCACATCGCACCGTCACTGTATAAATACTGCATTTCCACATCGATGACATCAGCCCCTTCAACACTCTCGGCTGATTTAAATGTTTTTTCCACAACACGACCAGTTTTCAAATTCCGTAACTTGACCCGATTGAAGGCCTGCCCTTTCCCCGGTTTAACGAACTCGTTTTCTAATATCGTATAAGGATCGCCATCGATGATTAGTTTGAGCCCGCTCTTGAATTCGTTAGTGCTGTATGTCGTCATATTACGTTCTTAGCCTAGTATCCTAAGTCATGAAAGTTTTATGATAACGTGAATGCGAGCCCCTATGCAGTCTGACGGATGGCAAGCGGAACTGCGACAGGCGGTGTCCAACATAGAGGAACTGTTGACGATGCTCGACCTGTCTCCACAGCAGCTCCATCTGTCGGAGAAGGGCCAACAGGACTTTCCTTTGAGAGTACCACGTGGCTACGTCTCCCGAATGCGTAAAGGTGATCCCGAGGATCCCTTACTGCGTCAGGTCCTGCCGATCGTGAATGAGGATGATCGTGTGCCGGGATTTAGCCATGATCCCGTTGGCGATTTATCCGCTCAGACTGTTCCCGGCGTTTTGCACAAATACCATGGACGCGCACTCCTTGTGACCACCGGTGCATGCGCTGTGCACTGTCGCTACTGCTTTCGCCGCCATTTTCCCTACGCCGCATCGAACGCGGCCACCGGGCACTGGCAGTTAGCGCTGGCATACATTCAAAAGGATCAATCAATTAAGGAGGTCATCTTGAGCGGGGGTGATCCCCTATCCTTGTCTGACGCGCGCCTTGAATACCTCGCGGCGAAGATCGCTCAGATCCCGCATGTCATACGCATGCGAATTCACACACGACTACCTATCGTGGTGCCTGAACGAGTCGATAAGACCTTGCTTGACTGGCTGTGCGGGACCCGCCTGCAACCCATCGTGGTCCTACATGCAAACCATGCCAATGAAATAGATGAATCGGTGTCGCGGGCGACCGCACGCTTTCGAGAACGCGGTGTCACATTGCTGAATCAGTCTGTGTTGTTGCGAGGCGTTAATGACAGCGTTCAAGCGCTGGTGGATCTCAGCGAGTCCCTTTTTTTTAATGGAGTGCTGCCCTATTACCTCCACCTGCTCGACCCGGTGCAAGGCGCGGCGCATTTCGACGTGGATCGCCAAAGAGCGCTTTATTTAGTTGACGGCGTGCGCGCTCGCCTTCCCGGCTACCTCGTGCCACGGCTGGTGCGCGAGCAGCCAGGGGCACCCCACAAAATACCCGCTGAACTTCTGGCAAATGATTAGTACGGCGCGCTCCGCAAGGCCTCGATCCGCGCATCCAGCGGCGGATGTGTTGAAAAGAGCCGAGCCAGCCCCTGACGAAACTGACCGGAAATGCCAAAGGCTGCCATTTGATTCGGAAGTGGCGGCTGGCCCATCGCGGAGCGCAAGCGCTCCAAAGCTTTGATCATCTTGTCACGGCGCGCCAGCCGGGCCCCGCCGGCATCTGCTCTGAATTCTCTACGGCGGCTAAACCACAATACAATCGTGCTCGCCAATATCCCCAAAACGATTTGCGCCACAATCGTAGTTATCCAATAACCGGGGCCATGGCCCCGCTGAGTCTTAAAGACGACCCGGTCCACAACATGACCAATCACATAGGAGAAGAACACGACGAACGTGTTCACGACCCCTTGGATCAGCGCGAGTGTCACCATGTCGCCGTTGGCAAGGTGTGAGACCTCGTGACCGAGCACAGCTTCCGCTTCGTCGCGATTCATACTGGCTAAAAGCCCTGTGCTAACCGCTACCATCGCTTTATTGCGGTTCATCCCGGTTGCAAAGGCATTGAGGTGAGATGCCTCGTAGATTGCAACGTCGGGCATGCCGATCCCCGACTCACGTGCCTGCCTCGCAACGGTGTCCACGAGCCACGCCTCTGTCGCATTAGCAGGCCGCTGAATCACCTGCGCGCCGGTCGCGCGCCTGGCCATCCACTTGGACAGGGCCAGCGACATGAACGAGCCCGTCATGCCAATGACCACCGCCATGACTAACAGCGCTTTTAGGTTCAGGTCAATGCCTTGCTCATCGAGGACGCCTTGTATCCCGAAGATCGTCATGACGATGCTCAGCACGGCGATAATCGCCAAGTTAGTGGCAAGAAAGAGGCCAATACGTAACATCATTACACTCCTAAGGGGAAACTCGCGTTATAGGATAATATTGAAACAAGCCTGTTTTCGAACACCGCCTGTCCACATGGATTCAAGTCAAGCGGGCTCCATCAATGTCACACGTCGGAAGCCCCGGGGCAGGACGCGCCCCCGCTGTGCGCGCTCACCCATGTAATGCTCAAGATCCGCGCTTTTCAACGTCAAGTGGCGCTGGCCCGAATGCAGGATTAACGCTCCGTCATCCGGCACAACAGTCACAGCGGACACGATCTCGTCGCGAGCTGCCAACTTAGCAGATGGAATCTGGATAATCTTTAGCCCTTTGCCCTTGGAAAGCCTTGGCAACTCGTTAAGCGGAAAGACCAAAAGCCTGCCCTGCGTCGTCACCGCGGCGATGCGGTCAGATTCAAAGTCTGAAACGGCAGCCGGTGTCAGCACTTTAGCTCTGTCCGGTACACGCAAGACGGCCTTGCCCGCCTTATTCTTAGCGTAAAGCGCCTCAAGGCTGGCGACAAGCCCGTAACCCACATCGGTTGCGAGCAGATACAGGGCATCCGGCTGCCCAAGCATCACCCCCTCGAATCTCGCCCCTTCCGGTGGTGTCAACCGCCCCGAAAGAGGCTCGCCCATTCCGCGTGCAGAAGGAAGCGAGTGGCCTGGAATTGAATAGCTACGGCCGGTCGAATCCACAAAAACGGCTAACTCGTTGCTTCGGCCACGGGCGGCAGACTTATATCGATCGCCCGCCAGGTAGTTTAAAGCAGGGGCGTCAATCTCGTGGCCCTTGGCTGATCTAATCCACCCCTTGTCCGACAAGATCACCGTTATCGCCTCTGACGGGATTAAGGCAGTTTCATCCAGCATCTGTGCCTGTTCTCGCTCAACAAGGGGTGAGCGACGCTCATCACCAAAGCGTTCCACATCACTTTGGATCTCTTGAAGGATCACTTTTTTTAGGCGTTGCTTTGACTTGAGTGCTTTGTCGAGCTCCCCTTTCTCCTTCGACAACTCCTTTTGCTCATCACGTATCTTCATTTCTTCGAGCTTGGCAAGCTGGCGAAGCTTAAGTTCCAGGATCGCTTCGGCTTGCTCATCATCGAGCTTGAAGCGTGCCATTAAAACCCGCTTGGGTTTATCTTTCTTGCGAATAATGGCAATCACTGTGTCGACATTGCCGTAAACAGTCCTGAACCCATCAAGGATGTGCAGGCGGCTAACTACCTCTTCCAGGCGGTGCTTCAAGCGCCGGCGGACGGTTTCAGTCCTGAATGCCAGCCACTCGGAGAGGATCGCTTTCAGCCCCTTGACCTGGGGCCGCCCGTTCATGCCAATCACATTAACGTTCACGCGGTAGCTGCGCTCTAGATCTGTACTTGCAAAGAGATGCCCCATCAGCTGATCCACGTTGACTCTGTTTGAACGCGGAACAAGTACTAATCGTGTCGGATTCTCGTGATCGGATTCATCGCGCAGGTCTTCCAGCATAGGCAGTTTCTTTGCATTCATCTGGCCTGCGATCTGTTCTAAGATTTTGGTTCCCGAACTCTGGTAGGGCAGCGCATTAACAATAATATTACCTTCCTCGCGTTCAAAACGAGCCCGAATGCGAATTGATCCCATACCTGTCTCATACATTTCTAAAATATCGGTACGCGGTGTAACGATTTCAGCATCAGTTGGAAAATCAGGACCTTTTATATGTTCACAAAGTTGTTTGACAGTGGCCTTGGGATCCTCGAGCAAGCGAATACACGCGCTTGCCACTTCTTTCAGGTTATGGGGTGGAATATCCGTGGCCATACCGACTGCGATCCCGGTGGTCCCGTTAAGAAGGATATGGGGTAAGCGTGCCGGAAGGATTTTGGGTTCACGAAGGGTGCTGTCAAAATTAGGCACCCAGTCGACGGTGCCAAAACTAATCTCCTCAAGTAACAGTCCCGCGAATTCGGTCAGCTTGGCTTCGGTATAGCGCATCGCAGCAAACGATTTGGGATCGTCCATGGAGCCCCAATTACCCTGCCCATCAATGAGCGGATAGCGATACGAAAAAGACTGGGCCATGAGTACCATCGCCTCGTAGCAGGCAGCATCTCCATGCGGATGATACTTGCCGATTACATCGCCGATGGTGCGAGCTGATTTCTTGTATTTTGCGCTCGCCTTCAGCGCCAGTTCCGACATGGCATAGATGATTCGCCGCTGTACGGGCTTGAGTCCATCCCCAATGTGCGGAAGCGCACGATCGAGGATAACGTACATGGAGTAATCGAGGTACGCCTGCTCAGCAAACTGTTGTACAGCCTGGTGCTCGATGTTTTCGGGAATCAACTCGTGGCTCATATTAATTTATACTTTATGAAATTAAGCGGTTTAAATGTACGATAAATTGCATGTCATAGTCTGGCTAAATAAGAATGATTATAAATTGGCGAGATCGCCCTTCGTTTCGATCCATTTTTTGCGATCAGAGCTGCGTTTTTTACCGAGCAGCATGTCCATGACATTATCAACTTTTTTCGATGCGCCGATCGTAAGTTGAACCAAACGACGTGTGTCTGGCGCCATGGTCGTTTCACGCAACTGCATGGGATTCATTTCGCCGAGTCCTTTAAACCGCTGCACATTCACCTTTCCTTTAATTTTTTCTGCGGCGATCCGATCAAGGATGCCCTGTTTTTCTTCATCATCCAGCGCGTAAAAAACATCCTTCCCCACGTCGATACGGTATAACGGGGGCATGGCAACATATATATGACCTGCCGCTACGAGCGATCGAAAGTGACGTACGAATAATGCACATAATAATGTTGCAATATGGGCCCCGTCGGAGTCTGCATCTGCGAGAATACAAATCTTCCCATAACGTAGATTTTTAAGATCACTTGAACCAGGATCGACACCAATTGCCATTGCGATGTCATGGATCTCTTGTGATGCCAGAACCTCTGAAGAATCGATCTCCCAGGTGTTAAGTATCTTGCCGCGCAGGGGCATGATTGCCTGAAATTCACGATCACGGGCTTGTTTAGCGGATCCGCCCGCTGAATCACCTTCTAAAAGAAAGAGTTCTGTAACATTGAGATCCTGGGACGCACAGTCGGCCAGCTTCCCCGGTAGTGAAGGGCCTGTACCGAGCTTTTTGCGGGTCACCTTTTTAATGGCCCGCAACCGTTTCTGGGCACGACTAATCACGAGTTCAGCAATGCGCTCACCAATCTCCACATGAGTATGCAACCACAAACTCAATGCATCTCTGACGACGCCTGACACAAACGCTGCGCACGCGCGAGATGTGAGACGTTCCTTGGTTTGTCCGGTAAACTGAGGATCTTGAAGTTTCACTGATAGGATGTAACAGCACCGCTCCCATACATCATCGGCGCCAAGTTTGACGCCCCGCGGTAAAAGACTGCGGAATTCACAAAACTCTCGTATAGCTTCCAACAAACCGGTACGGAGCCCATTCGTATGGGTGCCGCCTTGTGATGTCGGAACGAGATTAACGTAGCTTTCCGTGATCGTCTCCCCTTCCTCTGGCAACCAGTGCACCACCCAGTCGACAGCTTCCGTTTCGCCTTCCATGCTGCCGGTAAAAGCTTCCTTGGGAATCATTTCCAAATCGGAAAGTGCATCGGTCAGATAAGTCTTGAGTCCATCCTCATAGTACCAATCCGCTTTCTCGCCCGATGCTTCATTCTTAAAAATCACTCTTAATCTCGAACACAGAATCGCCTTAGCGCGAAGGATATGCTTGAGGCGGGGAATAGAGAATTTGACTGAGTCGAAATACCGCGGATCAGGCAAGAAACGAATTTTCGTGCCAGTATTCTGCTTTCCCACGCTCCCAACAACCTTTAAGTTGAATTTTCTCTCGCCGTTCTTGAAGGTCATGTAATATTCCTTGCCACCGCGTTTCACCCAGACTTCCAGGTTTTTTGAGAGCGCATTGACCACCGATACACCGACGCCGTGAAGCCCACCGGAAAATCGATAATTCTTTTGCGAAAATTTTGCGCCAGCATGAAGTCGTGCGAGGATCACCTCAACGCCTGTGATTTTCTCTCCGGGGTGCACATCAACAGGCATGCCACGTCCATTATCGGCTACCGTCATAGAACCATCCGAATGCACAATTACCTCAACTTTGCTTGCATACCCTGCAATCGCTTCGTCAACACTGTTGTCAATCACTTCCTGCGCCAAATAGTTTGGACGAGTTGTATCCGTGTACATGCCCGGGCGCTTGCGCACCGGCTCCAAACCGGTCAGCACCTCAATATCCGCCGCTTTGTAGTTTGAACGTGCCAGGTCGCGGTCCCTCTTACAAATAGTATCCTATGAAAAGTTGATGATCTTTACGATAACGGACGGGTAAATGATTCATCGACCCACAATCGCTTTCTGCAATGTGGCCACATGTGCGATCGAGTGAAAAAAGAGTCAATGACGGGGATAAGCTAA
The window above is part of the Gammaproteobacteria bacterium genome. Proteins encoded here:
- the parC gene encoding DNA topoisomerase IV subunit A, with the translated sequence MNMSHELIPENIEHQAVQQFAEQAYLDYSMYVILDRALPHIGDGLKPVQRRIIYAMSELALKASAKYKKSARTIGDVIGKYHPHGDAACYEAMVLMAQSFSYRYPLIDGQGNWGSMDDPKSFAAMRYTEAKLTEFAGLLLEEISFGTVDWVPNFDSTLREPKILPARLPHILLNGTTGIAVGMATDIPPHNLKEVASACIRLLEDPKATVKQLCEHIKGPDFPTDAEIVTPRTDILEMYETGMGSIRIRARFEREEGNIIVNALPYQSSGTKILEQIAGQMNAKKLPMLEDLRDESDHENPTRLVLVPRSNRVNVDQLMGHLFASTDLERSYRVNVNVIGMNGRPQVKGLKAILSEWLAFRTETVRRRLKHRLEEVVSRLHILDGFRTVYGNVDTVIAIIRKKDKPKRVLMARFKLDDEQAEAILELKLRQLAKLEEMKIRDEQKELSKEKGELDKALKSKQRLKKVILQEIQSDVERFGDERRSPLVEREQAQMLDETALIPSEAITVILSDKGWIRSAKGHEIDAPALNYLAGDRYKSAARGRSNELAVFVDSTGRSYSIPGHSLPSARGMGEPLSGRLTPPEGARFEGVMLGQPDALYLLATDVGYGLVASLEALYAKNKAGKAVLRVPDRAKVLTPAAVSDFESDRIAAVTTQGRLLVFPLNELPRLSKGKGLKIIQIPSAKLAARDEIVSAVTVVPDDGALILHSGQRHLTLKSADLEHYMGERAQRGRVLPRGFRRVTLMEPA
- a CDS encoding ATP-dependent DNA helicase, which produces MLTPAEFLSARSPLVQHVEGFAARPQQQEMAEAIARTLNQYGMLVCEAGSGTGKTFAYLVPALMSGKKVIVSTGTKHLQDQLFHRDLPVVRAALAIPVHVALLKGRANYLCLHRLGQAEIEAGFLSPQVSADLQSIKAWAGRTQTGDRAELVDIPEDASVWPHVTSTADNCLGQECPLFNDCYVVKARREANEAEILVVNHHLFLADMALRDEGFGEVLPGAEAVIFDEAHQLPEAASAFFGIALSSRQVIELARDSKNAYLSEARDVPTFTEACGALEKTVAELRLTLGSNDHRAAWEQAKADHAVSEALASLKAMLAHLQSELEPLAERAKVLESCGRRCALLLAQLNLFADVHENDHIQWYETRGRGFRLYETPLDISEAFQSRLNAYQCAWIFTSATLAIGSDFRHFTSQLGLNEAEMLRWDSPYDYETQTLLYIPDPMPDPRDPSYTAAVINAALPVLKASQGRAFLLFTSHRALSEGRGLLEGRIKFPLIVQGEGPRSELLRRFRALNNAVLLGTSSFWEGVDVRGEALSCVIIDKLPFASPEDPILQARISRMQSQGRDPFIEFQLPQAVIALKQGVGRLIRDVRDRGVLVLCDPRLFTRGYGHVFLDGLPPMPQTRDIKDVRRFLSENKSSEIRAKA
- the parE gene encoding DNA topoisomerase IV subunit B, with amino-acid sequence MARSNYKAADIEVLTGLEPVRKRPGMYTDTTRPNYLAQEVIDNSVDEAIAGYASKVEVIVHSDGSMTVADNGRGMPVDVHPGEKITGVEVILARLHAGAKFSQKNYRFSGGLHGVGVSVVNALSKNLEVWVKRGGKEYYMTFKNGERKFNLKVVGSVGKQNTGTKIRFLPDPRYFDSVKFSIPRLKHILRAKAILCSRLRVIFKNEASGEKADWYYEDGLKTYLTDALSDLEMIPKEAFTGSMEGETEAVDWVVHWLPEEGETITESYVNLVPTSQGGTHTNGLRTGLLEAIREFCEFRSLLPRGVKLGADDVWERCCYILSVKLQDPQFTGQTKERLTSRACAAFVSGVVRDALSLWLHTHVEIGERIAELVISRAQKRLRAIKKVTRKKLGTGPSLPGKLADCASQDLNVTELFLLEGDSAGGSAKQARDREFQAIMPLRGKILNTWEIDSSEVLASQEIHDIAMAIGVDPGSSDLKNLRYGKICILADADSDGAHIATLLCALFVRHFRSLVAAGHIYVAMPPLYRIDVGKDVFYALDDEEKQGILDRIAAEKIKGKVNVQRFKGLGEMNPMQLRETTMAPDTRRLVQLTIGASKKVDNVMDMLLGKKRSSDRKKWIETKGDLANL
- the epmA gene encoding EF-P lysine aminoacylase EpmA, whose protein sequence is MSSRIEEESIESWRPSASLEHLALRAEMLAKARAFFRAHGVMEVETPILCQATVSDPNIQSLHTHYTPPYGAADRMLYLHTSPEFAMKRLLASGSGAIYQITKVFRDGEQGRLHNPEFTMIEWYRPGINYVALMDEVEMLVSQLTGTVASQRLTYAEGFRRQTGFDPHDASVLELRNYALAHGLKSGNPRGDDRDTYLDFILVNQVAPTLGKDCLTFIYDYPASQATLADISPANAAVSERFELFMGGIEIANGASELTDPAEHRRRFNRDLSKRRQRGSDAVPWDERYLAAVDSGLPPCAGVALGFDRLVMVHAGVSDVADVLPFPVGQA
- the epmB gene encoding EF-P beta-lysylation protein EpmB, with the protein product MQSDGWQAELRQAVSNIEELLTMLDLSPQQLHLSEKGQQDFPLRVPRGYVSRMRKGDPEDPLLRQVLPIVNEDDRVPGFSHDPVGDLSAQTVPGVLHKYHGRALLVTTGACAVHCRYCFRRHFPYAASNAATGHWQLALAYIQKDQSIKEVILSGGDPLSLSDARLEYLAAKIAQIPHVIRMRIHTRLPIVVPERVDKTLLDWLCGTRLQPIVVLHANHANEIDESVSRATARFRERGVTLLNQSVLLRGVNDSVQALVDLSESLFFNGVLPYYLHLLDPVQGAAHFDVDRQRALYLVDGVRARLPGYLVPRLVREQPGAPHKIPAELLAND
- the htpX gene encoding protease HtpX, giving the protein MLRIGLFLATNLAIIAVLSIVMTIFGIQGVLDEQGIDLNLKALLVMAVVIGMTGSFMSLALSKWMARRATGAQVIQRPANATEAWLVDTVARQARESGIGMPDVAIYEASHLNAFATGMNRNKAMVAVSTGLLASMNRDEAEAVLGHEVSHLANGDMVTLALIQGVVNTFVVFFSYVIGHVVDRVVFKTQRGHGPGYWITTIVAQIVLGILASTIVLWFSRRREFRADAGGARLARRDKMIKALERLRSAMGQPPLPNQMAAFGISGQFRQGLARLFSTHPPLDARIEALRSAPY
- the efp gene encoding elongation factor P yields the protein MTTYSTNEFKSGLKLIIDGDPYTILENEFVKPGKGQAFNRVKLRNLKTGRVVEKTFKSAESVEGADVIDVEMQYLYSDGAMWHFMDPASYEQYSRDSTAMGDTAKWLKGQEMCLVTLWNGQPLSVLPPNFVTLVVSATDPGVRGDTSSGGSKPATLETGAVVKVPFFIQVGEVIKIDTRTGEYVARAKDSP